In Hemicordylus capensis ecotype Gifberg chromosome 12, rHemCap1.1.pri, whole genome shotgun sequence, the genomic stretch ATGGAGAGgaggctgcttctcctcctctgctgctgctggcaataAGATGGTAACCCCGCCCGCCCCTTCGGAGAGCTCCCCTTGCTGTCGGTGAAATGATAAGAAGTGGATTGACTGGGCTGCACTTCCGTCTTCCACGATATTGGGCCCCCCGCCCCATGGTCAATCCAAACGGAAAGGTGGGATACACTTTCCATCATCATAAAGAGGTGTCAGGAACTGCACAGCTGGGAAACagcttgctggttcgaatccctgctggtgtgtgttCCCCACCCTATGCTGTGAGGAGGGAACaagctcagggctctgtgggtgccaggagtcgacaccgactgggcGGCACACTTTCCCCTCTAGGCATGACTTGCGGAGTCGACATCTTCTCCTTGGACACCTGCCTCCGATGCCCAAATCAGACTGGCTATATGTCAAAGCCCTCCACTAAGATAAGATAAAACTTATCACTTAAGTTTTCCTCCTCTGCAGTGTTTTGCAGGGTTAGGTTTCGCCCCCTCTCCAGAGACCCACTCCTGTGTTCTGGCACCTCACCTCTGCCCGCGCTGGTGGTGTGACCCCGGGCTGGGCCAAGCGGCCTCAGCACCTTCAGCCCTCCTCAGGGTGATGGGGATGCTGTTCTGGCTTAGCACGCCTGCTCCTTCCAGGCCTCAGAACAAGCAGTCAGAAAAGTGGTCCTGTGTCCTGCAGGGCTGAGAATGGCTAAATCCACTCGGGGGGCCTGGTCCTTCCTTGCTCAAAATACATTGCaggggtaggtgtgtgtgtgtacacacacacacacacacacatacccacaggagaggagagctggtcttgtggttgcaagcatgatttgtcccattagctaagcagggtccaccctggttgcatttgaatgggagaccccaTGTGAGCACTGCTGCAAGGCATCCCCCttgggggataatggggccgctctgggaagagcacctgcctgcttccacgcagaaggtccccagttccctccctggctgcagcatctccaacgagatagggctgagagagagattcctgcctgccaccttggagaagccgctgccagtccaagctagacagaccaatggtctgactcagtagatggcagcttcctatcttcctacacACACGCatactagttagttagttagttattcaatttctataccgcccttccaaaaatggctcagggcagtttacacagagaaataataaaaaataaattaaattaaattaaaaattaaataaataaataaataatatatatatatataatatataaaaaaattaaaaataaataaataaagtttgccATATCCTGGCTCTCCTAATCTGGGTgccaaatttgcatattatgtaaattggcttgaaaataatttttgagcagaagagtgacagCAACTTTAGCTCTGTAACTCCACTTCTTTTCATTAAAGAAataaaagctgaaatccgggAGAATCGGGGTGAGccgcttaaaatccaggtgagaCCAGATATtccggggtgtgtatgtgtggccGCTCTAAGCCATGCACCTTGGGTTCAGTTGCCCACTCCGCTCCGGTGACACTTGTTCCCCACTAGCCTGGCTTCCCCGCTCCCCTTTCTTTTCCAGGGAGCCCGGCCGAGGCAGAAGGATGTCCCAGAAGGGGGTCAAGGAAGCGTTTGTAGCCAACTTGAACGGCACGACCTTGCTGGAGATTTCCCTGGGCCTGCCCCTCGCCCCGTcatgcctcctggccaggggGCTGCTGCTGATCTTGTACTTCCTCCACCGGGGAGAGCCCCTGCGTTCGAGGAGCGGCCATTTCCTTCTGGACTTCGCGGTCCTCGTCGTGCCCCCCATCCTCTCCTGCACCATCCTGGCCCCCTTCCTCCCTCTGGTGATCCTCTCCCTGTGGGCCTTCTGTGCGGGACTGCTCTTGGCTGTCTACCGGAGGCGAGGAGGGGGCGTCCTCCGGGGACCGCTGAAGCACGCCCTCCGCCATTTCGGGGAGACCAGCTTGGCCCCCGAGTACATCCCCTCCATCACGGTCTTCCGTGTGTACGTCAACGTGCTGACCTCCATCGCCATCCTGGCGGTCGATTTCCCCCAGTACCCTCGGCGGTATGCCAAGACAGAAAGCTTTGGGACGGGAGTGATGGACTTTGGAGTGGGGTCCTTTGTTTTTGGGAATGCCGTCGTGTGTCCGGAAGTGCGGCAGAAACCCGGTGCCGTGCCGTGCACCTTTTACCTGGCCAAGCAGGTCTTGGCGGtctggccgctgctgctgctcggcTTGGGCCGCCTGATGAGCCTGAAGGTCGTGGGGTACCAGGAACACGTCTCCGAATACGGCCTGCACTGGAACTTCTTCTTCACTCTGGCGGCCGTGCGAATGGCCGCCTCGCTGCTTCTGGGCGTCTTTTCTGCACGCCGCGCCTGGATCGTTGCCATGGTGCTGGCTGTGGCTTATGAATGTCTTCTGGCTGTGACCCCTCTGAAGTCGTTTATCCTGTCGGGGAGCGACGGCCAGGGTTCGAGGGCCGGGTTCCTCAGTGCCAACCGGGAGGGCCTCTTCTCCGTCATTGGCTACCTCGCCATCTACATGGCCAGCGTGCAGGTGGGCCTCTATCTGCGGCAGAAGAGGACCACCgtgggggagtggatgggggtcGCGCGCACCTTCCTGCTGGCCGCCTTCCTTCTGCTGGCGGGTCTCCACGTCACCCAGACGCACGTGGAGAGGGTCTCCCGGCGGATGGCGAATCTGGCCTTCTGCCTCTGGGTTGAGGCTCACTGCCTCCTGCTCTTCAGCACTTTCCTGGCCGCGGATCTGGCCCTGGTCTTTGCAAAGCTGCTAGTGGAGGGCGCTCCGGTGCCTGGCAGCTGGGAGCTGGCGGAGCCCTCTGCAGCAACCCGCAAGAAGCGCGATGAGGAGCCCCAGGCCAGGAAGGCCGCGCCCCAGGGCGTGTGCGTGATCGGCGCCGTGAACAGGAACCAGCTGCTGTACTTCTTGCTGGCCAACGTCTTGACCGGCCTGGCGAATATGCTGGTGGACACTCTTCACAGCAGCACCCCTTCGGCCCTGCTGGTTCTGCATCTCTACATGTTCGCAAACTGCTTGGTGATGTATGTCTTGCAAGCCAAGAACATTGTCTTAAAGTGGTGGTAACTGACCAGTGGTCTGGTGGAGTTCTGGCGAGGAGGGATACCCAGCCACCCCCCTCCCCGAGGTCCTACGTGCCTGTCTGTGGGGCTGAGAGCTTctggaaggaggaaggaaaaccCCTTTGGGCCTGAAACCCTGCAGGGCGGCTGCAGTCCGTGTAGACAACTGAAGCCTGAGTCGGAAGGCAGCTGCATATGCATCCTCACATAGAAGCaggcaaaaaaaaccaaaccctgggATGCAGATTCTCTCCAAACATGATGGGCCCTCCCCCCACTCAGTTTACtaaataaagtaaaagtaaagtgtgccgtcaagtcggtgtcgactcctggcgcccacagaggtctgtggttttcttttagtaaaatacaggagggggttgccatggcctcctcccgtgcagcgtgagatgatgcctttcagcatcttcctagatcgctgctgctgctgcccgatattggtgtttcccatagtctggggaacagaccagcagagattcgaaccagcagccttctggtttgtcaaacatttccccgctgcaccattaggtggcttctagtTTACTACTCCCCAAATACCTCCCCCCCCAACTGGCTTTCCAGTCCCTGCAAAAAGTGAGGAGTTGATCCTCGCCCCCACCCTGCTCTGGGTCACAGGAGGGGAGTTTCAAATTTCACCTTTCCCCACTGAGGTTCTAAAGTCAGCCACCTGTGGCCAGTTTCTGCTCCAAAAGGCCCCCTCCTGGCCACCTGTTCCAAGAAAGAGGCCACAGCAGAAGCAGTGCAAAGAAACTCTTCCTCGGGGCCCGGGAAGGAAAAGCCACCCCGACAGGCTGTGTTTGGAGTGAGGGGGCCCAGCTCAAGAATGCCTCCCGCATGCCCAGGGAAAGTGTGCTCTGAGCTGGTCTCAtggccagcagggagaggttcTCGACTGAGGGCACCTCCAATACTAGCGGCTGCGTCGCCTAGACGAGGGTTCGCCCATCAGCTCTGCAGGTGCGCCAAGCAGTCCGGTGGGTGTTCTCAGCATGCCACTTGGTAAGGGAGTAAAGAGGAACCCCTTCTGCGCCCCCCACAATCTATCACTAGCTCCGATATTTGTATAAAGTGCCtactgtctggctcctaaatctttGGGCTGTGGCCTACAACACTTGTCAAGGCCTGCTTCAAATATACatgggggggcagcaggggagagaaTCATTGCAAAACATGGATTAATCTCCAACAAACAGATTAATCATCCAGTCGAAGGTTCGCACCTCtgttccagccccaccccaccattaGCCTTTGGCTCCTCATAAGCATAATCTGGCCCTGctcacaaaaatataaattggcaCTCTGGACATGCACTGTAGCTATGGAAAAATAGGTGGCACCCCACCCACCTTTCTGGGAGAAATCAACTGCTCGGAGGTGGACTCTTCGCAGGGCAACCTTGCTATGAAGGGACAGGCCTTTTGGTGAACAGATTGTCAGCAGGTGTAGGGATATAGGAACTTCTACGGAGtcaagacccttggtccatctggctcagtactgtctgcagagactggcagcggcttctccaaggtggcaggcaggaatctctctcagccatatcttggagatgctgccagggagggaactgggaaccttcagctcttcccagagtggccccattatcccctaaggggaagatctcccagtgctcacacatgtagtctcccattcaaatgcaaaccagggcagaccctgcttagcaaaggggacaactcatgcttgctatcacaagaccagctcatagCTCTGGGTGTTTCTAAAGCCCTGTGTGTTTCTAAAGACATGTTTTCCCTTCCAAGCTTACCCTTATTTCCTGGGAGGCAGTTTGGGGATGAGCTCACACTTGCTGGGTCAAGTGAGTCTGGAGCCAGGAGAGGGTGTCTCCGGAGGGCCTTTCGCAGAGTGGCGGCGccatcagcagcaccagcagaCGCATTCCAGGAGCCAACGTGCCTTCAAAGTTCTGTGAAAATCTGGAGTTTGTCTTGAAAATCACCCAAGGAAACTGCCCGAGTTTGTCAGGAAGTTTCATTCCTCACGCATTTCCAATGGGTGAGTTTTAACTGCAATTTCTGGCAAATTAATtaatccctccccctccccgaggaTGTTCCATTTTCCTGGTCAGCTGAGCGAGGTCTGGAACCCCCTGTGAAAATGGCAGGTTTCTCTCTTTCGTGCCAGTCAGTGAGTAAGTGAGGTCCAGACAAATTCCTATAGCCAGATATCTGGATCTCAGTCAGTCCCGCTGTTAACAGCTTGGTGCATgcatgcatcacacacacacacatacacactctttCTTGCCTTTTctaagggaacataggaagctgccatatactgagtcagacccttggtccacctagctcagtattgtctacacagactggcagcggcttctccaaagttgcaggcaggaatctctctcccagccctgtcttggagacgctgccagggagggaacagggagccttcagctcttcccaaagtggccccattatccctgaggggaagatcttggagtgcccacacatgtagtctcccattcaaatgcaatccagggcaaagcctgcttagcaaagggtcacGCTttaacaagtcatgcttgttaccacaagaccagctctccagctccGTGCAGCTTCAGAGCTGATATTAAGTGGGGGGACTGGGAGATTGGGTTTTAAGCGTTGATTTTGTATTCCGATGGTGCCCTTGCACAGAATTCAGGGTGTCGTAGTAGATGGTCACCTGCCCTGCCCTTTTCCCCTCACGCCAGCCTTGCGAGGTGGGCATGGCtgcgagtgagcaagcaagcatgatTAGCTCCAGGTCACGCAGTGAGCATCTTTGCTGTGTGGGATTTGGACCTGGGTCaccccctctctcctctctcctgcactGTGACCACAGTCCACAGACCCTTCATGGCTACTTGCTGGAAAACACCAGACACATCGCGGTTTGCCTCCAGCTGGATGGTGCTGGAGTCGCTTTTGAGGTCGGGACCTGCATGCAAAATCTGCACACTTtcggccttaaaaaaaaagaaagagccaGTGTTGCAGCAAGAAGGCCGTGCTGCAGAACATGCAAGGCAAGCATGATTCTCCGATCTGCAGCCCTTCCCAGCTGCAAGAGGAGGAAATCCTCCTGGCCTACtgtgcagggctgttgtaagagCTAGTGGGGCTGCCAGGTACTCTCAGCACTCTAAGCCCTACAGAAAGCATTATGGACTCTGTGCTCCTGTTTGGCATGCAGTAACCCAGAGCCTATATGCCAGTGTGCACACATTTAAGTGTAAGAACGGGAGGGCAGAAGGgcggctccccaccccacacttttctCAAGTTGACAAATCAGATAAGCCCACAGAGTAATTCTAcctctccaccccatgcccactGCTGGAGAGATTTTCGTGGCCGGACACAGAGACGCACAGAAACCAACGCCGGCTGTATTGGAAATTCCTGTTGGCTGGAGCCACCAAAAGcaacagggaaggaaggaaggaagcaaaggggCCCCCGCGGCATTCCGCTTGGGGAAAGGCACAGCCCCAAGGAAGCCCTCTCACAGAGTTGCCAAGTGGGTCCTCACGGGGCAGCCTTGGCTGGGCTCATCTCGGTGGCCTCCGCTTCCCCGCCTCGGCCCTGCGAAAGGAGGCCAGTCCACATGGAGTCCCAGATAAGGTCTCAGGGCTGCGGCTTCTGCCTCTTCCAAAGTTAACTCTGGACAGTGTAAGGAGAGAGGTCCAGACCttaacaaatgttggaaatgtggacactctaaaggaacttttttccatatgtggtggacatgtaggaaggcaaaggccttttgggacatgatatataatgagttaaagaaaatttttaaaatgacatttcctaagagaccagaatccttcctgctgggaataacgcaaggagagttttccacaagcaatttaacactcttcatgtatgcaaccacggcggccagaatagtatatgcacagaaatggaaggataatgaattgccctcaaaagaagattggctgataaaaattttggaatatgcggagatggcaaaacttacagtattgataggagaccaaaatttggaatgttttaaagaagattggaaaccattcttattatatctaaagaactattttcctaatatttatttttcaacagggtttgaaatttagtaatattagcaggttgagtagagtaaaatcgagtttgtaaggtataggatatatgttttgaattactatagcaatggttgaattgtatagttagtgattcgcgcggattggtgagctggaagtcagcACTTGTTTAGTTGGATGTAACGAGATTGTTGAGATGTTGTggaaatcaataaaaaatttaaaagcaaaaaaggagAGAGGTCCAGACCAAGCATGGCCCTCTGCTTTGACCTCCACTCAGGAGAGAGCGAGGAAGAAAAGCCGGGGGGGAGGGGTCGGAGTGGTCCAGGGCTGGCCGGAGAACAGCGGAAGGGACGTCCGTGCAGGAGATCAGCACCACACCTCCTCCTCGAGAGCTATGATGCCTGCTCCGTGGGCCTCATCTGAATATCTCCAATCTGGAAGAAAGcagggccggggggtgggggcggcatttattttattttatttttatttgacatatttttataccacccaaaactcatgtctccgGGCGGTTGACAACAAGCAAACCAACCAACAGAGAAAGTTTAAaccattagttaaaataaaatgacaacaggaaacttaaaacattagtttaaaacaaaacaaacgatacagtaaaagttaaaacatcacaaccctttaaattttaaaaccacatcaaaactgttaaaacagtatttaatgaaaagcctgggcgaatagatgcatctttaaagaatttttaaaagttgccagagaagtCATTTGAAGCAATGAGCTGCGGAACAGCGGGAAACTGGGGTCTCATCTCTCCGGGCACGTCCCATGGGGGTTATGGGACATACGGATACGACCCATATTTAGAGACCACTTCTCAACagaaattcccaaagcggtttgcatagatagaaataaataaaatagctgcctgtccccaaagggcttgccagctaaaaaagaaacatcagagagaccccagcagcagccaccagagggatgttttgctggggacggagagggccagttgctcccctcctgctcagtaaagagaaccaccacccccttgaaaaggtgcctctttgctcagctggcAGGGGCATCGCTCCCAGATGCCTCTGCAGCCGGAAACTCCCTCCCAGGACAGCTGAGCAGCATCATGCCTCTTTCTAAGTAGGCGCCTAGCAGCTCCAGAAGGCGCATCCAGAGGGGAGAACTTTCCTCCGTGCTTGGCACTGAATCAGGCCAGAAGCTTCTATCTGCCCTCTCAGCCCCAAGAAGGTGCTCAGCCCGGGGGCTGCACTCTGCCAGGCGCAGGGCTGATGGGGAGGCTCAGAGGCACTgaggcagagggaaagcaaaccttctcctttctccataggaagctgccatataccgagtcagacccttggttcatctggctcagtgtcgtcaacccagactggcagcagctcctccaaggttgcaggcaggggtctcttctcaggccctatcttggagatgatgctgccagggagagaagcttCTGCACACAAAGTGCAGCCCTACCCGCTCTTACAGAGcccacacgtagtctcccatccaaatgcaaaccagggcaggtcctgcttagcaaaggggaggatGCACGCTTGCGGCCACCAGACCCGCTCTCCGCCCCCTTCCAACGACCGATGCAAGAGACGCCGTTTCAACCCACCTGCACGTGAGGAGGAGCGCTGAGGACATAGATCACAGCGTTGGCCACGTCTTCGGCTTTCAGGCACTGGAAGGAGAGACAGAAGCCAAGGAATTTGTCTGGCCCTTCCCGCCACCCTCTGGCCCCCCGTCTGCCTGCACATGCCGTCCAGTCGGCCAAACTGGCGGCCTGGACTCTGGACTGGACCCACGAGTGGTGTGCGGATctaggaggggcagggctgacCACCACCTCCTCTGAGCTTTGGGAGGCCTTCTGGGGAAACCCAGCTCTCACCCCGCTGCAAACAGAGTGTTCTAGAAGCGCCACATCTCCCCTCTCCCATAGGCAAGGTGTTGCAGACCACGCGTGGCAAATgcattttaaatggaaaaataaattgtaatgcttcaaactttttgttttttgcttcaactaatgttttacttcctgtttttatttggttgtaaaccgcccagagatgtaagtttgcgGCAgcacaaaaatatgttaaataaagaaattaaataataaataataagtaaaggGTAAACTTTTccattgactcctggcacccacagagagcctggtggttgtcttgggtagaacacaggaggagttgacc encodes the following:
- the LOC128336194 gene encoding phosphatidylinositol-glycan biosynthesis class W protein-like, producing MSQKGVKEAFVANLNGTTLLEISLGLPLAPSCLLARGLLLILYFLHRGEPLRSRSGHFLLDFAVLVVPPILSCTILAPFLPLVILSLWAFCAGLLLAVYRRRGGGVLRGPLKHALRHFGETSLAPEYIPSITVFRVYVNVLTSIAILAVDFPQYPRRYAKTESFGTGVMDFGVGSFVFGNAVVCPEVRQKPGAVPCTFYLAKQVLAVWPLLLLGLGRLMSLKVVGYQEHVSEYGLHWNFFFTLAAVRMAASLLLGVFSARRAWIVAMVLAVAYECLLAVTPLKSFILSGSDGQGSRAGFLSANREGLFSVIGYLAIYMASVQVGLYLRQKRTTVGEWMGVARTFLLAAFLLLAGLHVTQTHVERVSRRMANLAFCLWVEAHCLLLFSTFLAADLALVFAKLLVEGAPVPGSWELAEPSAATRKKRDEEPQARKAAPQGVCVIGAVNRNQLLYFLLANVLTGLANMLVDTLHSSTPSALLVLHLYMFANCLVMYVLQAKNIVLKWW